GTCACGACTATTTCCCCGGGGAGTTGAGGTCGATCCCCTCGCACCGGAAAGCTATCCGGCCCACGAGCGCCACCACACCCGTAACCTCCCCCTAATCTCCGGGGGCTTTTCCGCTACCCCTAGGAGAGGGACCACACGAGACTCCGCACTCGCCGCCCCCGCCGTCGCCCAGGCACTCACACACAGGGACGGGTCAGGAACAGGTCCCGGTTGCCCCGGTTGACCCGGTTGACCGGCTCAAGGGCTCGGAATGCCGCTGGTCGGGGGCTGGAGCCGCTGGATCATCTGCTCCATGACGGCGACGGGTAGCGACGGGTGCCGCGCTGCAGTCTGTGCGGTGTCGGTGTCACGCAGCAGTTGGACCAGCACTCGGGCGGGCAATCGTGGGTGCCGGGCCGCCGCGTGGCGTATGTGCTCGTGCGGGTCGTCGAGCATCCGCACGGCCGATGCGGGCGTCAGCCGGGGGTCGTTCGCTGCCCGCAGCCGTACCTCCGCCTCGGTGTCGCGGCTGAATCGCTCCACCAGTTCGGGCGTCGATTCCGGGTCATCGAGGGCCAGTTGACGCATACGCGGGTTCGGGTCCCCGGCGTAGCGCAGGAGGCCGTGGCGGGGGAAGTTCGGATGACCGCGGGGGCGGTCCGGGGTGCTGAGGCTGCCGGTCCACCATTGCCACACCCTGAGCAGCATCTCGGCGGGTGCGTCGTCGCAGGACTCCGCGAGAAAGAGCTGGACGACACGGTCCTCGTCCTGGGCGAGACGTTCGATGACGTCCGGTGGGAGGTGCTTGGCACGGGCGACGCTTCTGCGCACGAGGGGGTGGGACGAGGCGGCCAGGCGGCGCATGGCGTCGGTGTCGTCGTGCAGCGCGGTGACCCAGCGGAGTGCGGAGTGGTGTCCGCGCGGGTCGAAGTCGATCTGGATGCCGGACCGCTGCTCCTCGGTGAGATCGGGGCGGGTGGCCACCACGGAGCGGACGTTCTCGTCGGGGTCCCGGGCGAGGAGCGCGACGAGGTCCCGCTCCAGGTGCGGGTTGCCGGCGAGGGCGCAGCGCTGGGCCGGAGTGCCGTGGTGTGCGAGGTTTTCGGCGAGTTCGCGCTCCAGGCGACAGGTCTCCACGGCACGGTCCTTGAGGTCCTCGGAGTCGAAGACCGATGGGGGCAGCGGATGGTCCTTGTGGTGCTGGAGGATTGCCTCTGCGCGGACCGTGCCGTGGAGGTCACCCAGGAGATTGCGCCTGACCGGGATCTCCAGGCGAGCCCAGGCCCTCGCGCAGACCATGGCGCGCACGGCCGGGTCGGGGTCGGCAGCCAGCGCGGTCACGGTGCGCGGAGGAAGTCCGGGCAGACGGACGGTCTCTTCGCGGACCGGTGCGTAAGAGTCTGCGGACAGCTGTTCATGGACGGCCTCGGTGAGCTCTGCGCGCCGGTCCGCCGCGAGCAACGTGAGGACCCATCGGCGCCGGGGGTGCTCCTCGCCGAGGATCAGACGGGCCCACTGCTCAGCAGTGATGTTCGGCTGGGCCTCGGCCAGCAGCTCCCGCACCTTCCACTCCGGGTGGACCATCGCCGCCTCCACTACGGCGGTGGGCAAGCGGCGCCACAGAAGGAAGTGCGACAGACCCAGCAGCCTCGCGCGTACGTCCTCGGGCGTGGACGGGTTGAGTGCCAGTCCATGCGCCCACAACTCGCGCAGCCTGCCCGGAGGACACGGCCCCTGAAGCAGCGATGCCCAGGCGGCGGCCCGCTCCTCCGGGGTCTCCTGAGCCTTGGTCCGCGCGGCAGCCTCCTGCCGCTCCTTGATCCGGTCCACGGTGACGAGCCAGACCTCGTCTTCCTCGGTGGTCGCCCCCAGCAGGGTGTTGCCGTCCGTCGAGAGCGTGAGGAATTCCGGTTGGCCCGGCCGCTCCCCCAGCACACCGGCAAGGTTCCATCGGGCGGTGAGCCGGACGCGCGTCCAGCCCCTGGGCACGCATCCGGTCCCGTTGCCGGCGACATCGATGAGGAACACACCGTCCTCACCGATGATCCCTTCCTTGACCGCGAGCCGGTGCCACTGAGTGTTGAGCTCGGCGACCAGGTCCGGCCGGTCGATCTGCACAGCCACGGCCGGCTCGGCTTCGAAGGCAATCACTGGACGCCATGCGGCCCGGGGCGGCAGTACCTCTTCGGTGCGCCGGTCCCCCACGATGTCCAGCCCGGCGCGCCGCAGCAGTTCCACGAACTTGTCACTCCCACCCGTCATGGAAACCCATCCTGCCTTGATGCGGTTCCTGATCGCTCAGCGGCTCATGTCGCAGGCAGTGCGGGTCTGTTGGCGCTGAGGCCGTCCCGGCCGTCAGCATCGGCCGCGGCGAGTACGAGGACACGTCCGGTGCTTCGGCCGAAGACCGCGCGGGCGCCCCGTCGCAGGCAGGAACGGCGCTGCCTCGGCCGACCCGGGGAACCATCTCCCGCTTCGTCTCGTCAGTCCTCACGTGTTTGGACCTTGGGATGACATTGACGAGTTCACCAGCCGCATCGAGAACGTCATCGGTGGCTACCCCACCGGTGACCCGTGGGCGACGATTGACATCTGTATCAGCGAGCTGGAGACCGACTTGGACAGTGACGCCACTGTCTACTGGGTCCTCGGGGTCGCTGCCGTCGGCCCGTGGATGGAGTGGTGCGACCAGCGCCCGGATCTCGTCCGACGAGCGGAGAAGGCGCTGGAGGCGGCGCTCGCCGCCTTCCGTCAGCGGGAGGACAGCTGTACGCATGACACTCACCCGTGGGATGAGGGACCTTTCAGCATCCCGGACGATCTCACTGGCTTCATGTACCGGCTCCAAGAGGCGGACGACTGGGAACCCGACCCGGAGTACCCGGAAGACGAGGCGCCGTACGGCCCGGACTTCAGCGAACTCATGCGCTGCCCACGCAATGTGGCCGCCTTCGCGAGTGCCGCCGTGTAGGGCGAACTTCCCCGAAGGATCCTACGGTGGTGGCGGGCTCGAAGACTGGGCGTGGCCTCGGTTGATCAGGCAGGTCCGCGGTGTAGCCGGGTGGTATCGGCGCGGGACATGGCGGAGGCCGGCGGGTCGGCCGAGGCCGTGGTGATGGCTTCGTCCAGGACGTCGCGGGAGCGGATCAGGTCGGTGATCATTCGGTCGATGCGCTCCCGTTCCGCCGTGAGCTCGGTGACCAGCCGCGGGGTGGCGATCTCGGACGGGCCGCCGTCCGCATCCCTCATGCAGGGAAGCAGCTGCGCGATCTTCTTGCTGTTCAGCCCCGCGGCGTAGAGCGCCTGGATGCGGATGACCCGGTCGACGGCCCACTCGCCGTAGTGCCGCTGGCCACCCGGAGTGCGCTCGGCCCTCAGCAGCCCCTGCGTCTCGTAATAGCGCAGCGAACGCTCGCTCACCCCACTGCGCCGGGCCAGTTCACCGATCCGCATGTCCCCACCCCGCCCCATCCCGTGTGCCCGCCGACGGACTTGAATCTGACACTGATGTCAACTTCTACCGTACCGACATGACGCACACGCCAGCCATATCCCGCCTGTTCGAACCTGCCCGCCTCGGCGCTCTGCACCTGCCCAACCGCCTGGTCATGGCACCGTTGACCCGCAATCGCGCCGGCGCTGACGGTGTCCCGCAGCCGATCATGACCACGTACTACGCACAACGCGCCTCCGCGGGACTGATCATCGCCGAGGCCGCCACACCGAACGCCGTGGGGCAGACGTACCCCCACATCCCAGCGATCTACAACGAGCGGCACGTCGCCGGATGGCGGCACGTCACCGAAGCGGTGCGGGCCGCGGGTGGCCGGATGTTCCTGCAACTGCAGCACGGCGGCCGGGTCGGCCATCCCGACAACAGTGGGCTGGTACCGGTCGCGCCCTCGCCGGTCCCGCTGCCGGAGACGATCCACACCCCCGACGGGCGCCAGGACGCCGTCGTGCCGCGGGAGATGACCCTCGACGACATCCGGTCCACCGTGGCCGACTTCGCCACCGCCGCCCGCAACGCCCTCGACGCCGGCTTCGCCGGAGTGGAAGTGCATGCCGCCAACGGCCACCTCCTGCACCAGTTCATGTCGCAGGGCACCAACCGCCGCACCGACGCCTACGGCGGCTCGGTCACCGGCCGCATCAGGTTCGCCGTCGAGGTGACCCAGGCCGTCGCCGAAGCCATCGGCCCCGACCGGGTGGGCCTGCGCATCTCCCCTGGAAACACCATCAACGGCATCGACGAGGGCGACACCGGGAACATCTACCCGGCGCTCATCGAGGCCCTGGCCGACTCCGGCCTGGCCTACCTGCACCTCGTGTTCGCCGACCCGGACCAGCCCCTCTTCCATGACCTCCGCAAGTCCTGGCCCGGCACGCTGATCGCCAACCCGGCGCTGGGCTGGGGAACACCACTGCCCGCCGACGGCGGCATGCAGGCGGGTGAGCGGCTGCTGACCGCGGGAGCCGATCTGATCGCCCTGGGCCGCGCGTTCCTCGCCAACCCCGACCTGGTCGAACGACTGCGCATCGGCGCACCGCTCAATCCGGTCCGCGACCAGCACATGATGTACGTCGGCGGAGAGACCGGGTACACCGACTATCCCGTGCTGGCCGCGGTCCAGCACCGAGCCGAGACACAACCCGGTTCCGAACCCGCATACGCCCACGCGCCCGCACCCGCACCCGCACCCGCACCCGCACCCGCACCCGCACCCGCCGGACCGTGACCTTCGCCGACGACGTGGCTGCCTCCAGCCCCGGACCGTCAGGGCTTCCACGCCCTGCGGATCGCCGGGCGGGGGTCCACGGATGCGGGCCGCCGCAATGAGCCATAGCTGTAGCGGCGGCCCCGGTCCGCTCAGCTCAGCTCAGCTCATCCGGGTAGCGGCGTACGCCTCGATGGCATCGCGCTGATACTCGGCCAGGCCCGGCGCGATCGTCTCGTACGCCGCGCGCCACTGCTCGTTGTCCACGCAGGCACGCCCGATCGCGCGATACTCCTGGGCCGAAACTGCCCGGAGTTCGGCCAGCGCACGGTACTGGGCATCGATCTCGGCCTGCGCCGGTACGGCGTCGGCAGGCGTGCCCGCGGCCAGCAGCTCCGCGAGCCGGATCATCTGAGCCGTGCGCTTGCGGTGCCCGGCCTCGATCTCCGCCTCACTCATCGCCGAGGTACGCCGCTCGATATCCCCCGCCAGCTCCGGGAAAGCACGCAGGCTCTCCCCGTACTGAGCTGGCTCCACCCCCTCGAAGAGGTTCTCCGGCCGGTTGATGCTCGTCATGGGTCTACCGTCCTTCCTGGACTGCTCCAGTTCGGTGATCGTGCGGGAGACGGTGCCGGCCAGGGCGTCGAGCCGGTCGCGCTCGGCGAGCAGCCGACGGTGGTGGCCGCGCAGGGCCTCCAGTTCGTCGACCTGCGCGGCCAGGACCCGGCCGATCTCGGACAGCCCCAGGCCCAGCGCCCGCAGTACGAGAATCTGCTGCAATCGCAGCAACTCGCGCTCCTCGTAGTAGCGGTGACCGTTGGAGCCGATCCGGGCCGGCGGCAGCAGACCGATCTCGTCGTAATGCCGCAGCGTCCGGGCCGTCACACCCGACATCCGGGCGACCTCCGCAATCGGCCAGGCCATCGCCGCCTCCTCACAAGTGCTTCACCGGGCCGACCTCTCCGGCCCTGTTCAAGACGGTAGAAGCTGCCGCAGCGACAACTTCAAGCCCAGTCCCATGATCTCCAGCCCCGCCGGGACGGCACCTGGGCGGAGCTCCGCGTGCACGCGGACGGCGTCGCCCTTTTCCGCTCTGAACAGTTCAGAGTCCAAGAGGGGAAAGGCCGACGCCTCCACAGTCATCTCCGCCGTGCTCGTCTTCCCGCGGTGTAACCAAGGGAGACGGCGTTCCTCACTCAGGCAGGGTCGGATGCTTTGCGATGGTCAACCATGCAGTCCGGTCCGGGGGACATGATGGTTTCGTGGCCATTTTCGGCCCTTACGCGGAAGGGCGGCGTGCCGTTGGGGCCGAGAACCTCGACGATCTCGACGACCCGATCGTGTTTGCCCACGACCCGACCGTGCATCACAAGGCGATCCCCTTTGGAGGCGTGCATCGTTGCGTTCCTCTCTGCCGTTTGCGACACCGCTGACTGCCGGCATCACCCGTTGTTGCAGAGCGTAAGGGATTGTGTACGCAATTCGGCTCTCCCCGCGGTCGACTGAGGGGCGTATGGGCCGGCTCTCAGTCGACCGGGGTGCTCATGAGGCGACAGCCGCAGAGCCGGTTCACTGCCCCGGGCTGCCCCGGCTGCCCCATCTGCCCCGGCCGTCTCGCTGCGGGAGACCAAGGAACCCCCTCATCAGGTGCGGCGCAGACCGAAGCCACTCAGCGCAGTACGGCCGCCAGCAGGTCGGTCCCCAGCGCCGTCAGATCGGGCAGATTGAGGGTGTGACGGACGTACCGACCGTGCCGCCGGGCCGTGAGCAGGCCCGCGCGGCGCAGGACAGCGAGGTGGCGGGAGACCTCCGGGGGTGAAAGTTCCCAGGCGTGGGCCAGCTCACCGGTGGTGTGCGGGCCGCGGGCCAGGGTGCGCAGGAGCCGCAGCCGTACCGGATGTGCGAGTGCCTCCAGCCGTAGGGTGACCGTTTCCAGCGCTACGGGTTCCGATGGACTCTGCTCGGCCACGGGGTACTGCACCACCGGCTGCCACCCGGGCGCGTGGACCACCACCAGGTGCGGGCTGCCGAAGACGCTGGGGATGAAGGTGACCCCGGTGCCGTGGGCGGCGGTCGCCTTGTCCTGCAGCTTGTCCACGATGATGCAGTCGCCGTCCGGTGCCAGGGTGACCGCGCCGGAGACCGAGGCGAGTGCCGCCCCGATGCCCTGGCGCTTGAGCAGGTCGTTCTTCAGGCGCAGGTCGTTGGCGAGCTGCACGGCGACGCCCGCCCAGGCGGCGTCGAAGAAGGCCTCGGCGCACTGTTCGAGAGTGTGGCGCACCCGCGCCCGCACAGCGGCAGGGTCCGCGAGCAGCCGTTCCGTGAAGGCCTCTTGCCGCGCGCCGCGAGCCTGGGCCAGGTCCAGGGCACGCTCGCGCGCGGTCGCGTCGGTGAGCGGCGACGGCGCGGCGAAGTGGACCCGGTTGCTGCCGCACGTGGTGACGAGCGCTGCGGTCACATACGTCTCGTCGTCGATCCGGTCCACATCGTCCAACTCCTCGGCGAGGGTCGCCCGGGGCCGTGCGGGGATCAGGAAGTCGGCTTGTGACGAACGCCAGAGGAACTCCGCCTCCCGCAACCGCTCGGACAGCTCCGGCCGCAGCCCGGACCGGACCTCCCCCGCCCAGCCGGCGAACTGCGGATGATGCCCGGGTTCGGCCAGAACGTGCAGCATCGCGGTCAGCTCGGCCAGCGGGGAGGCGGCGAACCGCAGCCGCTCGGACGGCAGGCCGCTGATGTCGATCCTCAACGTCATCCCCTCAGCATCACTGACCGGTTGGCCGGCGACGGCGTCGGTTGACGGTGTCCGTCAACCGACGTGCCCAGCCCGGTCTCCCAACGCACCGTAACCGCCATGTCAACCACCACCAAGATCCAGCCTCGCGCCCTCGTCCGTGCCTCCGGAGGCCCCCGCTATGCCGTCGCCCTGGCCGTGGACGCGCTCGGCACCGGCCTGCTGCGGCCCTTTCTGCTGCTCTACGGGGTGACGGTGCTGAGGCTGTCCGCGCCGGCCACCGGCATCGCCATGACGGTCGGCATCGTCGCGGGTCTGGTGTGCATGCCCGCGGTGGGCCGATGGCTGGACCGGGGCGCACGCAGCACGGTCGTGGCGGCGTCGATGCTGGTGCGGGTGGTGGGCGTGGCGCTGCTGCTGGCCACCCCGGCGGGACACGTCTGGCTGTTCGGGACGGCGGCGCTCTTCCTCGGCATCGGCAACCAGGCATGGCCGGCCGCCCACGCGGCTCTCGTGGCCACGGTCGCCCACGGCCGGGAGCGCGACGCCGCTCTCGCGGGAGGCCGCGCCCTGCGCAACGCCGGCCTGGGCGTTGGCGCACTCCTCGCCACCGTATGCCTGGCGGGCGGCACCACCGCGTTGCAGGCGCTGGCGGCCGTCACCGGGCTCGCCTATCTCGCCGCGGCGGCCTTGGCGTGGTCGGTCCGCCTGCACGCGCGTCCGGCCGCCACCCCGGCCGAGGACGGCACCGACGGGCCCGCACCTCGGATGCGCGCGCTACTGGCCGCCAACGTGATCTACGTCTTCTGCCTCAACGTCCCCGAAATCGCGCTGCCTCTGGTCCTGGTGACACAGTTGCACGCATCGCCGGTGTGGTCGGCGGCCATCTTCGTGGCCAACACGGTGCTGGTGGTCACCCTGCAGGTTCCGGTCACCGTCCTGATGTCCCGCTTCTCCCGGCGGAGCGTGCTGGCTCTCGCCGGCGTGGTACTCGCCGCGTCCTACCTCGGCTTCCTCACGGCCACCTCACTGGGACACGGCTGGGGTGCCCCGGCCGTCGCCGCGGTGTCCGTGGTCTGCACTCTCGGCGAGATCATCTATGCCGGCAGCGCCACCGCGCTCGTCACCGCCCTGGCCCCGGCCCAGGTACTGGGACGCACCCTCGCCCGCTTCGAGCTCTCCACAGGCTTCGGCCTCGCCGTCTCCCCGACGGTCATCACCGCTCTCGCACCCCACGGCCCGACGGCCCTCTGGGGCAGCCTCGCCGCTGCGACGCTCGTCTCCGCCTCCGCCATTGCCATCGAAAAGGATCATGGAACCGCCGAGCAGGATCAAGGAGCGGCCCAGCCGACGCTGTCGCCGGGCCCGAGCAGGCCGGCGGGCTCAGCAATCGCTTCCGGCAACGGTGTGAAGTAGCGGCGGACACTCTCCGGCTTCTGGTGCCGGGACTTCGCCGTCAGCATCAACGGGGACGTGCGCGCCCTGCTCGCCGAGGCCGGCCAGGTGGTCGTCCTACCGCCCCACCGGTGAGGTGTCCACCACCGGCGAGATGCCACCACCGGCTCGAGGACAACCCCCAGCGCTCTCCCTCCTCATCCGCGCCGAACCACCCACGGCGTCCTTCGGCTGACCCCGGCGTCTCCGCCCCCGCCATCACCAGCCGCGGCCAACCGCGGCCAGCCGTCGAATCCGGCGCGGTCGCCCTGGCCGTACGTCCGACGCAAAATTGCTCGCCCTCATCGGTCACATTCCTTCGCCGTGGCACGTCATCGCGGTGAGGAACGCAAGAGAGCCGGCCGCACAAGTACGCACCGGCATCCGCCTGATGGGAGCATTTCTGATGTCCACCGCCTACATCGTCGTCACCCTCCTCGCCGCCGCCATGGCCGGCTTCTCGGCCGCCTCCGTCTTTCTCCGGGCCCAGTGGGTCGTCCAGCCACTGGCCGACTACGGCATCTCCCGTTCCTGGTGGCCCTGGCTCGGCGCGGCCAAGGCCGCGGGTGCGGCGGGCCTGCTGGCCGGCCTGGTCCTGCCGGTCATCGGCGTCCTGGCCGGGGTCGGCCTGGTGCTGTACTTCGCCGGAGCCGTCGTCACCGTCGTCCGGGCACGCTGGTACTCCCACATCCCGTTCCCGCTGCTGTACGCGGCGCCGGTGGTCGGCGCCCTGGCACTGGGGTTCACCGCCTGAGCACCCGTCACGGCCCCCTGGGCCGATCAACGACGTACAGCGGTCCTGATCTGCCGTCTCAGCACCTCGGCGAGCAAAACGAATGGTGCGCGGCGCGAACGGCGTGGAGCATGGACACCATGAGCAAAGAAGTCCGACGGCAGCTGCAAGAGGCCGCCGAGAAACACCAGTTGACGCACCTCGAGCGCGCGCTTCCGGGCAGTGACGAGCTTGAGGGGTTCGTGATCGAGGTGACGCCCTCATGGACGGTCATCGCGGAGTGCAACCGTCTCGCGCTGGACGGTTTCGTGGCGCTCAGAACGCGCGACATCGTGAAGGTCAGACGCCAAGGATCCCGCGATCTGATGGTGCGCTGGCTCCAGCGGGAGGGCCCTTGGCCTCCTCCGGGGCCGCATGGTCCCCTCGCGCAGACGGACTTCCGGTCGCTGGTGGAGTCGGTCAGCAGGAATTACCACCTGATAGCCGTCTTCGAAGAGGATCTGGACCCCGGCGTGGTGTACATCGGGGCACCGGTGCGCTTCGGAAAGAAGCGGCTCAAGCTGCTTGAAGTCAATCCGAAAGCCCGCTGGGCCAGCGCCCCGACGTCCTTCCACTACGACGACATCACCCGAATCGACTTCGGGGACCGGTACAACACCATCCTGGACACCCTGGCCGGCCCTCCGCCCCGGTAACGAGTCGCCCGGCGCCTAAGACGAGTTAGGGGGAGGCGCAGCGCACGTGTACGCACCGCGGAAGGTTGTGTATGACCTGCTGGTGCCGATCGGCCGCGTGGCCGATTGGCCAAGTGGACCGAGACTGGAGTCCGGTCCCGGCTGCACCAGGTTCTCCTGGCCAAGCTTCGCGGCGCGATCGCCCTGGACTTCTCCCGGATGCGCACTGATCTGCTGGCGACGCCTGAACTCCCGATAGGAGCTTCAGGACAGGCACGGCCTACGTTGACGGCCCGGTGGCCGGTCTCAGGTTGGCTTGCGCCACACGGAGATGTGCTTCGCGGAGTCCTGGGTGAACGGGGCCCCGTCCCAGTCCGCGACGCGACGTTCCAGCTCGAGCCCAGCGATGCGTGCCATCAGGTCGAGCTCTGCCGGCCAGGCGTACCGGTGCCGGGAGTTTCCGCGGCGGTAGCGGCCGTCGTCGCCGTCGCGGGTGAAGTGGTGCGAGACGAGAATCTGCTCGACGAGGTCGAAGGTGTCGAAGCCGAGATGTTGCTCCGATACGTCGAACGGCACCGCGACCTGGCCGGGCGGCAGGAACCGCAGCGGCGGCACGCCCAGCTCAATGACGAATCGGCCGCCGGGCTCCAGATGGCGTGCGGCGTTGCGGAAGCACTCGACCTGCTCGTCCTGTGTGAGCAGGTTCGTGATGGTGTTGTAGACGAGATAGACCAGGGTGAACTCGCCGGGGATGACGGTGGTAGCCATGTCCCCGATGGCTACCGGGAGCGTGTCCTCGTCGATCTTGCGCCGCAGCACCGCTGCCATGTGCTCGGACAGTTCGATACCCACTACCGGCACGCCGCGTTCCCGGAGCGGGACGCCCACTCGTCCGGTCCCGATGGCGAACTCCAGCGCCCGGCCGCCTCCGGCAAGGTCGGCGAGGAAGGCGAGAGTTGGTCCGAGGACGGCGGCCGAGGACAACTCGGTCTCCTCGGCGTCGTAGCGGTCGGCGGTCGCACGGGTCCACAGCTCACTGCTCGTCACGGGCGGCCACTTTGCCGGGTGCCGAGGGGCGCTGTCGAGCGGATTTACCTTCCACGTGATCCAACTAGCTTGGAGATCATTTCGTTAGGAGCTCTTGGGCGCATGCCTGATTGACCCGGGGAGATGAGCAGGGCCAAGGGCCAACAGCCGGCCGGGATCAGCCGCGAGGTGGATGCTCGTGGTCAACCAGCCGCGGGAGCGGCCGAAAGCATGGTCGATCGGCTCGCTGTCTCC
This genomic stretch from Streptomyces nigrescens harbors:
- a CDS encoding MerR family transcriptional regulator, producing MRIGELARRSGVSERSLRYYETQGLLRAERTPGGQRHYGEWAVDRVIRIQALYAAGLNSKKIAQLLPCMRDADGGPSEIATPRLVTELTAERERIDRMITDLIRSRDVLDEAITTASADPPASAMSRADTTRLHRGPA
- a CDS encoding MFS transporter, yielding MSTTTKIQPRALVRASGGPRYAVALAVDALGTGLLRPFLLLYGVTVLRLSAPATGIAMTVGIVAGLVCMPAVGRWLDRGARSTVVAASMLVRVVGVALLLATPAGHVWLFGTAALFLGIGNQAWPAAHAALVATVAHGRERDAALAGGRALRNAGLGVGALLATVCLAGGTTALQALAAVTGLAYLAAAALAWSVRLHARPAATPAEDGTDGPAPRMRALLAANVIYVFCLNVPEIALPLVLVTQLHASPVWSAAIFVANTVLVVTLQVPVTVLMSRFSRRSVLALAGVVLAASYLGFLTATSLGHGWGAPAVAAVSVVCTLGEIIYAGSATALVTALAPAQVLGRTLARFELSTGFGLAVSPTVITALAPHGPTALWGSLAAATLVSASAIAIEKDHGTAEQDQGAAQPTLSPGPSRPAGSAIASGNGVK
- a CDS encoding PE-PGRS family protein → MTGGSDKFVELLRRAGLDIVGDRRTEEVLPPRAAWRPVIAFEAEPAVAVQIDRPDLVAELNTQWHRLAVKEGIIGEDGVFLIDVAGNGTGCVPRGWTRVRLTARWNLAGVLGERPGQPEFLTLSTDGNTLLGATTEEDEVWLVTVDRIKERQEAAARTKAQETPEERAAAWASLLQGPCPPGRLRELWAHGLALNPSTPEDVRARLLGLSHFLLWRRLPTAVVEAAMVHPEWKVRELLAEAQPNITAEQWARLILGEEHPRRRWVLTLLAADRRAELTEAVHEQLSADSYAPVREETVRLPGLPPRTVTALAADPDPAVRAMVCARAWARLEIPVRRNLLGDLHGTVRAEAILQHHKDHPLPPSVFDSEDLKDRAVETCRLERELAENLAHHGTPAQRCALAGNPHLERDLVALLARDPDENVRSVVATRPDLTEEQRSGIQIDFDPRGHHSALRWVTALHDDTDAMRRLAASSHPLVRRSVARAKHLPPDVIERLAQDEDRVVQLFLAESCDDAPAEMLLRVWQWWTGSLSTPDRPRGHPNFPRHGLLRYAGDPNPRMRQLALDDPESTPELVERFSRDTEAEVRLRAANDPRLTPASAVRMLDDPHEHIRHAAARHPRLPARVLVQLLRDTDTAQTAARHPSLPVAVMEQMIQRLQPPTSGIPSP
- a CDS encoding DUF1918 domain-containing protein — its product is MHASKGDRLVMHGRVVGKHDRVVEIVEVLGPNGTPPFRVRAENGHETIMSPGPDCMVDHRKASDPA
- a CDS encoding alkene reductase, with protein sequence MTHTPAISRLFEPARLGALHLPNRLVMAPLTRNRAGADGVPQPIMTTYYAQRASAGLIIAEAATPNAVGQTYPHIPAIYNERHVAGWRHVTEAVRAAGGRMFLQLQHGGRVGHPDNSGLVPVAPSPVPLPETIHTPDGRQDAVVPREMTLDDIRSTVADFATAARNALDAGFAGVEVHAANGHLLHQFMSQGTNRRTDAYGGSVTGRIRFAVEVTQAVAEAIGPDRVGLRISPGNTINGIDEGDTGNIYPALIEALADSGLAYLHLVFADPDQPLFHDLRKSWPGTLIANPALGWGTPLPADGGMQAGERLLTAGADLIALGRAFLANPDLVERLRIGAPLNPVRDQHMMYVGGETGYTDYPVLAAVQHRAETQPGSEPAYAHAPAPAPAPAPAPAPAPAGP
- a CDS encoding DoxX family protein, producing the protein MSTAYIVVTLLAAAMAGFSAASVFLRAQWVVQPLADYGISRSWWPWLGAAKAAGAAGLLAGLVLPVIGVLAGVGLVLYFAGAVVTVVRARWYSHIPFPLLYAAPVVGALALGFTA
- a CDS encoding class I SAM-dependent DNA methyltransferase; this translates as MTSSELWTRATADRYDAEETELSSAAVLGPTLAFLADLAGGGRALEFAIGTGRVGVPLRERGVPVVGIELSEHMAAVLRRKIDEDTLPVAIGDMATTVIPGEFTLVYLVYNTITNLLTQDEQVECFRNAARHLEPGGRFVIELGVPPLRFLPPGQVAVPFDVSEQHLGFDTFDLVEQILVSHHFTRDGDDGRYRRGNSRHRYAWPAELDLMARIAGLELERRVADWDGAPFTQDSAKHISVWRKPT
- a CDS encoding helix-turn-helix domain-containing protein, which encodes MTLRIDISGLPSERLRFAASPLAELTAMLHVLAEPGHHPQFAGWAGEVRSGLRPELSERLREAEFLWRSSQADFLIPARPRATLAEELDDVDRIDDETYVTAALVTTCGSNRVHFAAPSPLTDATARERALDLAQARGARQEAFTERLLADPAAVRARVRHTLEQCAEAFFDAAWAGVAVQLANDLRLKNDLLKRQGIGAALASVSGAVTLAPDGDCIIVDKLQDKATAAHGTGVTFIPSVFGSPHLVVVHAPGWQPVVQYPVAEQSPSEPVALETVTLRLEALAHPVRLRLLRTLARGPHTTGELAHAWELSPPEVSRHLAVLRRAGLLTARRHGRYVRHTLNLPDLTALGTDLLAAVLR
- a CDS encoding MerR family transcriptional regulator produces the protein MAWPIAEVARMSGVTARTLRHYDEIGLLPPARIGSNGHRYYEERELLRLQQILVLRALGLGLSEIGRVLAAQVDELEALRGHHRRLLAERDRLDALAGTVSRTITELEQSRKDGRPMTSINRPENLFEGVEPAQYGESLRAFPELAGDIERRTSAMSEAEIEAGHRKRTAQMIRLAELLAAGTPADAVPAQAEIDAQYRALAELRAVSAQEYRAIGRACVDNEQWRAAYETIAPGLAEYQRDAIEAYAATRMS